From the Streptomyces sp. KMM 9044 genome, one window contains:
- a CDS encoding ABC transporter permease, which yields MSGVPADVLPGAILAGKETVPTPAVLGPRARLWPSLAAVYRAQLSRARVARIPLLFVATFQSVGIMVLMRGVVDGGSEARAVVAGSAVLVVAFVALNLLAQYFGQLRASGGLDHYATLPVPPAAVVLGAAGAYASFTVPGTVVTAAFGCVLFGLPMAHLWVLVAVIPLSGAALAGLGATLGLLAPRPEFATLLGQLGMSAALLLGVLPAERLPEAVRVVRDLLPSTYGVEALARTFAPHPDWTLVLGDLAVCGAVGVLSLAVATWAYRRAAVR from the coding sequence GTGAGTGGCGTACCCGCCGATGTCCTGCCGGGCGCCATCCTGGCCGGGAAGGAGACCGTGCCCACACCGGCCGTGCTCGGGCCCCGGGCGCGGCTGTGGCCGTCGCTGGCGGCCGTGTACCGGGCCCAGCTCTCCCGGGCGCGGGTGGCGCGGATCCCGCTGCTGTTCGTGGCGACCTTCCAGTCCGTCGGGATCATGGTCCTGATGCGCGGGGTCGTGGACGGCGGCTCCGAGGCGCGGGCGGTGGTGGCCGGGTCGGCCGTCCTGGTCGTCGCCTTCGTGGCGCTCAACCTCCTCGCGCAGTACTTCGGACAGCTGCGCGCCAGCGGCGGACTCGACCACTACGCGACGCTGCCGGTGCCGCCGGCCGCGGTGGTGCTGGGCGCGGCCGGCGCCTACGCCTCGTTCACCGTGCCGGGGACCGTGGTGACGGCGGCCTTCGGGTGCGTGCTGTTCGGACTGCCGATGGCGCATCTGTGGGTGCTGGTCGCGGTGATCCCGCTCTCGGGCGCCGCACTCGCCGGGCTGGGGGCCACCCTGGGACTGCTCGCGCCACGGCCCGAGTTCGCCACGCTGCTCGGCCAGCTGGGCATGTCGGCGGCGCTGCTGCTGGGTGTGCTGCCGGCGGAGCGGCTGCCGGAGGCGGTGCGGGTGGTCCGGGACCTGCTGCCGTCGACGTACGGTGTCGAGGCCCTCGCGCGGACCTTCGCGCCGCATCCCGACTGGACGCTGGTCCTCGGCGACCTCGCCGTGTGCGGGGCGGTC